The nucleotide window AAAAGCATCACGAACAAAGTACGATTTCAAGCCACTTGATAATGTAAAACATTTTACAATCAAGCTTTTCTCCTGAAATTTTAATGCCGAAATTACGATGGCTTTGGTTTTAACTAGCATTTTAATTGTTTAATCGGTTAATTGTTTAATCGGTTAAACAATTAACCGATTAAACAATTCAACGTATAATCATCACTTTTTTGACTTTGGTTTCTGTTCCATCTTGAGCCGAAACAAAAATAATGTACACTCCCGATGCCACTTTGTATTTACCAAAAGCCGTAGTATCCCATTCTATTGTTCCGCCGTCGGATATGGCTTCGTAAACCAAATTCCCAGACACATCTGTTATTTTTACATTGGCTTTGTCGAGCAGTCCGTTTATTTTTACCGTTCCAATGTATTCTGGCCGAACGGGATTGGGATAAACATAGACATTATTTAAGTTTTCACTCGCCGATGTTGCAATTCCTTTAAACGATATCAACCCTTTGGATGTCGCTATAAAAACTTCACCCGTACTGCTGTTGATGCTAATATCGTTTACCACGTCACTCGGCAGCGGTGAATTGGCTGTTGTAAAATGATACTTCGTTTCCTGACCATTTGGCGAGACCATAAATACTCCTGCATCTGCCGTTCCTATCCATTTATTATTGGCACCATCCACTTCAATATCAGTTATAAATTGCTCAAAAAGTAATTCCTGCGCCAAGCCATCTTCCATTATAACAATATTTTCCGAGGTCAACTGGCTCTCGGTCTGAAAGTCATTCACATTAGACAAAACACGCAACCCTTTGGTTGTCCCTATCCAAAGTTGGTTCTTATTATCTACCGCAACCGTTCGAACATCCTGAATGGGTAAATTCCCCTGATTTTCTCCAAAAGTAATTTTTTTGAATGTATTGCTATTTTCGTTAAATCCTATTACTCCGTTTTTACTGGTCGCCATCCACTTGGTTCCGTATTTATCAATAACCATCGTTCCAAAATCATTTTCGGATGGAGCCGAAAGTATTTTGTCCATCGCATAACTTTTCCATTGTCCGTTGGGACTTAGCATTTTTAAGCCATTGACAACCCTACAATTCGTTATCCACAAATTTCCGGATTTATCAAAAGCCGTTCCGTTTATTCTAATGTCGATATAATTGGGATCTGGCGGACTGATGCTCAACGATTCCAAACTGCTGTTGGTTTGATTGTATAAAATTGTTGGTACATCGCTTTCAATTTTCAATAAACCCGAAAAAAAAGAACTCGCATACACATCCTTTTCATTGGTTGGATTAATGGTAATTCGAGACATCGATTTGGCTCCAAAAACCTTTTCAAAAGGAATATTCAACCAACCGGAAGACGAAAATTTACTGATCCCAAAATCATCCAACGGATACGGATTATAGTAAATATCATAATCGCCATAAACCGCCCAAAGTTGACTAGGTGTGGCTTGGATGGCGAAAACACTATTTCGAGAAGGACCAATTGGAGTTATATTTTCATAAGTTGAAGCGTTGGAAAACGAAGTAACAATCAATCCATTTGCAACGGTACCAATGTAAATAGAATCCTGAATTATAGTTGCACAGCTAAAAGCAGAATTGATATTCGGAACCTGATTTCTGTTTATTTGACGCTGCAAAGCCATTTGTTTGTTATAAATAAAAACGGTATTGGCTGTTGTTATAATGAGATAATCTTTGGTTGAACGAAAATTTGTTACGGCTTCCGCCAAAGGTAAAAAACCGTTAAAAGTATTGGAACCCAAATCGTATTTGTGAACATAACCCGAAGTATTTACAGCATACAAATCGGCCCCAAAAGCCGTGATGCCAGACCAATCACCCACAGCATTGACTTGCCATTGATTGAAATCGATTAAATTAGGATTGCTTATATCGCCTTTCCGAATTCCGCTAGAAGTCGCGGCATAGATAAATCCGTTATAAATTGCCGTTTGTGACACTCTGATTTCTGCTCCGTTATCGCCTATAAAGTAGGTATCACCAAACTTTGAAGAAGACAAATTGAACTGTACGATCCCAAAATCGGTGGAAACATATAGGATTCCGCCAAACTCTATTAAATTATTGATTCGTTTACTATTGTTTGGCAAATTTTTATTGATGATATCAACCACTTTGAGCATCGAGCCATCGGCTTGGTTGATGACAATCAATAATCCGTTTTGATAACCTACAATCGTCTTATTGAAAGTTGGACTGTAATAAAGCGCTGTAATGGTTTCACCCGAAAGCCCATCAATTGTAGTGGTTGTTTTGATAATGCCTGTAGTTACATTTTTGGAAAACAATGCATTTTCGGAAGCGGTAAAAATTGTCGAAGGCGATTCGGAAACGGCTTTGATTTGTGTGAAAGAAAAATAACCCTGCCAAGACATATTCGTTTGAGCAAAAGTAAATTGCAACAAAAATAAAAAAAGTAGGTATACAAGCCTTTTTCGCATCGAATCGGTTTTGATCCACAAATATAGCACAAAGGAAAAGAGATTTTAGATTGCTGATTTTAGATTTTAGATTTTTGCAACACTTTCTCATACGCTTTTCTTTGACCTCCTCTGAAATACACATGACCGCAGAACTCATAACCCAATTTTTCAAAAATATTCTTCATTGCAAAATTGTCAAAATTCGTGTCTGCTTTTACGCTGTAGATATTATTTTTTCGTGCAAAATCCTCAATGAATCCCATCATTATTTTCGCACAGCCTTTTCCCAAATATTGTTCAGAAATAGCCACACGATGAAACACCACAAAATCATCATTGGTTAACCAATTGCCTTCAATTTTTGCATATTCTGGTTCGTCATTAATCAAAATTGAACAATAACCAACTATGTTTTCTCCCTCGGTCAAAACAAATCCTGCCTCTTTTTCAATGTCTTTTTTCACCACTTCGGGGTTTGGATAACCGTCCTGCCATTGGTCACTTCCGTCTTCTTTTCTCCTTTTTATAGCCGATTGCAAAATGTCCCAAATTTGTGGGATTTCAGTAATTTCAGCTTTTCTAAATTGGTATTCCATTTATTGTGATTTTGTTTTAATTGCGTCTGATAATCTGTAAAGTTTACAAAAAATATTTTTTACCGCAAATTCGCAAATTTTTTCATTACACTAAACCGTGGTAAAAAAAATAAAATTGCAAATTTTCGATAACCTTTACAACAAAAAAATGCCTTCAATCTTTACAGAAAAAAGGCATTCACTTTATTTATTGATTCAAATCTAAAATCTGAATTGCTTCGCCAATTCGCTATCGCTCGGGTCTGCAATCTTTACACCACTCCTTGCGCAAGCATCGCATCGGCTACTTTTACAAATCCTGCGATATTGGCTCCTCTTACGTAGTCTACATAACCGGTTGCATCGGTTCCATATTTCACACAGGAAGCATGAATATCTTTCATAATCATTTTCAATCTTTCGTCCACTTCTTCAGAAGTCCAGCTTAAACGCAATGAGTTTTGAGACATTTCAAGCCCTGAAGTCGCAACTCCTCCAGCATTCGAAGCTTTTCCCGGAGCGAATAAAATTTTAGCTTTTTGGAAAACATGAATAGCTTCTGGCGTAGATGGCATGTTTGCTCCTTCGGCAACACAAACACATCCGTTGCCCACAAGCAATTTGGCTTCTTCCTCGTTCAATTCGTTTTGGGTCGCACAAGGCAAGGCAACATCACATTTTACTTCCCATGGACGCTTTCCTTCAAAGTATTTTGCGTTTGGATATTTTGCAACATAATCGCTAATTCTTCCTCTCAACTCGTTTTTGATTTCCATTACGTGAGCCAATTTGGCTGTATCAATTCCGTCGGCATCATAGATATAACCTGCAGAATCAGATAATGTCACTACTTTACCACCCAACTGAATTACTTTTTCGGCGGCATATTGCGCTACATTCCCAGATCCGGAAATTGCCACAATTTTTCCTGTAAAGCTTTCTCCTCTTGTCGCCAACATACTTTGTGCAAAATATACATCGCCATATCCTGTAGCTTCCGGACGGATTAATGAACCTCCAAAAGATATTCCTTTACCTGTCAAAACTCCAGTAAATTCGTTGGCTAGTCTTTTGTATT belongs to Flavobacterium gilvum and includes:
- the porZ gene encoding type IX secretion system anionic LPS delivery protein PorZ; this encodes MRKRLVYLLFLFLLQFTFAQTNMSWQGYFSFTQIKAVSESPSTIFTASENALFSKNVTTGIIKTTTTIDGLSGETITALYYSPTFNKTIVGYQNGLLIVINQADGSMLKVVDIINKNLPNNSKRINNLIEFGGILYVSTDFGIVQFNLSSSKFGDTYFIGDNGAEIRVSQTAIYNGFIYAATSSGIRKGDISNPNLIDFNQWQVNAVGDWSGITAFGADLYAVNTSGYVHKYDLGSNTFNGFLPLAEAVTNFRSTKDYLIITTANTVFIYNKQMALQRQINRNQVPNINSAFSCATIIQDSIYIGTVANGLIVTSFSNASTYENITPIGPSRNSVFAIQATPSQLWAVYGDYDIYYNPYPLDDFGISKFSSSGWLNIPFEKVFGAKSMSRITINPTNEKDVYASSFFSGLLKIESDVPTILYNQTNSSLESLSISPPDPNYIDIRINGTAFDKSGNLWITNCRVVNGLKMLSPNGQWKSYAMDKILSAPSENDFGTMVIDKYGTKWMATSKNGVIGFNENSNTFKKITFGENQGNLPIQDVRTVAVDNKNQLWIGTTKGLRVLSNVNDFQTESQLTSENIVIMEDGLAQELLFEQFITDIEVDGANNKWIGTADAGVFMVSPNGQETKYHFTTANSPLPSDVVNDISINSSTGEVFIATSKGLISFKGIATSASENLNNVYVYPNPVRPEYIGTVKINGLLDKANVKITDVSGNLVYEAISDGGTIEWDTTAFGKYKVASGVYIIFVSAQDGTETKVKKVMIIR
- a CDS encoding GNAT family N-acetyltransferase, with the translated sequence MEYQFRKAEITEIPQIWDILQSAIKRRKEDGSDQWQDGYPNPEVVKKDIEKEAGFVLTEGENIVGYCSILINDEPEYAKIEGNWLTNDDFVVFHRVAISEQYLGKGCAKIMMGFIEDFARKNNIYSVKADTNFDNFAMKNIFEKLGYEFCGHVYFRGGQRKAYEKVLQKSKI
- the gdhA gene encoding NADP-specific glutamate dehydrogenase, whose product is MSQSIADFIELVAKKNPNEPEFLQAVTEVAETVIPFIEENKKYQNKKILERMVESDRIIMFRVVWVDDKGETQVNRGYRIQMNSAIGPYKGGIRFHPSVNLSILKFLAFEQTFKNSLTTLPMGGGKGGSDFDPKGKSDNEVMRFCQSFMTELSKHIGADTDVPAGDIGVGAREVGYMFGQYKRLANEFTGVLTGKGISFGGSLIRPEATGYGDVYFAQSMLATRGESFTGKIVAISGSGNVAQYAAEKVIQLGGKVVTLSDSAGYIYDADGIDTAKLAHVMEIKNELRGRISDYVAKYPNAKYFEGKRPWEVKCDVALPCATQNELNEEEAKLLVGNGCVCVAEGANMPSTPEAIHVFQKAKILFAPGKASNAGGVATSGLEMSQNSLRLSWTSEEVDERLKMIMKDIHASCVKYGTDATGYVDYVRGANIAGFVKVADAMLAQGVV